In the Topomyia yanbarensis strain Yona2022 chromosome 3, ASM3024719v1, whole genome shotgun sequence genome, one interval contains:
- the LOC131686878 gene encoding uncharacterized protein LOC131686878: protein MADKRKFSELELTKQNIVDSMALLEYYAKEFDKDSKFAGQVEAWAEKLEKFYDEFHRTVVKLEMFSTDKEPIDLKKERQLFDGRYYALRSFYLAKLAKKIRSPPSANPAPSRPMNIRLPELNLPKFSGKLEDWCVFRDSFESAVGSRSDISAVEKMHYLKGLVQGEAARILDPIKISEQGYKDAWRTLRLRFENNRQLIKCHIRTLFDTPAMRKESAEDLLALIDRFEQQISVLKSLGEPADRWSSILVYQLSIRLDPCTLREWENHCSKLDADNIASVLGGTAGTSEDTSTGASTSMPSYVTMVTFLQNYARVLQAVSSATSNTAPPRSKPNPTSKLAAFPVAATQQTAVSSAPSSSASKPKPCDKCGESHYLYSCPEFRKLNLRQRIDLVRQKNLCINCLRSSSHYARNCSGSRCRTCTKKHHTLLHTEPSDDNPASGQATGSTCCVALQPTLTAASALHAPNSLSPQSVSQAPIQQPSTSTSIANLSHIHAPSMSSQTALVSHTGEVIPGTVFLPTALVNIRNGRGRIVTARCLLDCASQRNFVSGALCERLQLPRIRLPHAIPISGIGNTTTLVEYQATITIFSRVTPFSVQCSMLVLPSITVKLPQSTVEARHWPIPKISLGEELPLLQNTEFGWVVSGECLLENHDHSDPRKCQFSNPCTIDELVNRFWQLEEVHDAKGWSPSERYCEEHFLKNTTRNSEGRYVVKLPKRDELLWQLKDNKYNATRRFFSLERSLGASPDKKAMYQQFIHEYVRLGHMREIGPDEIDAQPQYYLPHHAVMKLDSTTTKLRTVFDASCRSKSGISLNDVLLPGPTIQDTLVTIVLRFRIHQFVISADIEKMYRQILVHPTDQPLQRILWRDDPEAPLKSYQLRTVTYGTSSAPFLATRVLQKLADDEGQHFPLAEPAVRHDFYVDNLLSGSDDAESLAVTCNQLIAMLACAGLPLRQWSSNCQAILDTIPLELRETKTLLDLDHESSVTALGLRWEPSTDFLSFKTPNWKECTVLNKRAILSQISSLFDPLGLIGPTIAKAKIMLQSLWKLHLDWDTPVANGFAHEWQEFHQKLSALAHLRVFRHVLRPGYDRLEIHGFSDASESAYGACIYLRSIPAEGPCTVRLVISKSKVAPMGTQTIPRLELCAAQLLSRLLKQVQDSIDITATTYLWTDSSIVLNWISATPSTWKTFVANRVAEIQELTSHAVWNHVPSEDNPADLVSRGMDLDELLASALWWNGPQWLKPIFAPWPAKYVVVATSNLDQPEVRQTIALPVVSVEPSDIVDRYSNLRQLLRIGTLLRRFAANCLHRKNHQPILVGPLTALDIDRTLLNLVRRIQQQYFANEIRQLETVGKVNRKSKLRYLHPTLVDGIIRVGGRLHNAAIPVDGRHPIVLPKHRLTDMIATREHHKTLHAGPSLLLSSLRQRFWPLGGRNLVRNIVHGCMVCARAKPKPLQQLMGDLPSVRVNQAYPFQNVGVDLAGPMYVRTSLRNKRSPFFKAYITVYVCMATKAVHLDLVSDLTTGTFIASLRRFVGRRGKPAHIYCDNATNFVGAHRELEELRKLFRTQVHQDAVANECADNGIQFHFIPPRSPTFGGIWEACVKSVKTLLRKILGNAHLTESELQTALIQVESMLNSRPITPLPDNPSDELALTPGHFLIGRPLNAVPDPDCREVPESRLSRWERVQQLTQHFWSRWHKEYLATLQSRYRWTEAMDNLAVGSIVALKDERAPPLKWPLGRVLSVHPGPDGLVRVATVKSTFGIVQRAIPKLCLLPIEVAPPIVAQSPAPISSPTSTTPKEGPCSGNRAAGRDPGPCSGNRAAGRDPGPCSGYRAAGRAPGPYSGK from the exons ATGGCCGACAAGAGGAAATTCAGTGAGTTGGAGCTGACGAAGCAGAATATTGTCGATTCAATGGCTTTGTTGGAATATTATGCGAAGGAGTTCGACAAGGACAGTAAGTTTGCGGGCCAAGTAGAAGCGTGGGCGGAAAAGTTGGAGAAATTTTACGACGAGTTTCACCGGACGGTGGTGAAATTGGAGATGTTTTCCACCGATAAGGAGCCAATCGACCTGAAAAAGGAACGGCAGTTGTTCGACGGTCGCTATTATGCTCTTCGGTCCTTCTACTTGGCCAAACTGGCGAAGAAAATACGTTCTCCCCCTTCTGCCAACCCCGCACCATCGAGACCAATGAACATCAGGCTTCCGGAGCTTAACCTACCCAAGTTTAGCGGTAAGTTGGAAGACTGGTGTGTTTTTCGCGATTCATTTGAATCCGCAGTAGGTTCCCGGAGCGACATCAGTGCGGTCGAGAAGATGCACTATCTGAAGGGCCTCGTTCAAGGAGAGGCAGCGCGCATTCTCGACCCTATCAAAATAAGCGAGCAGGGCTACAAGGACGCTTGGCGAACGTTGCGGCTGCGTTTTGAGAACAACCGGCAGTTAATCAAGTGTCACATTCGGACGCTTTTCGACACTCCAGCGATGCGCAAGGAATCAGCTGAAGATCTGCTTGCGCTGATCGATCGCTTCGAGCAGCAGATCTCCGTTCTGAAGAGCTTGGGTGAACCAGCAGACCGATGGAGCTCTATCCTGGTTTACCAGCTATCTATACGCCTCGATCCTTGTACGCTCCGGGAATGGGAGAACCACTGTAGCAAACTCGATGCTGACAACATCGCTTCGGTTCTGGGAGGAACCGCCGGCACATCAGAGGACACCAGCACTGGTGCGTCAACTTCAATGCCATCATACGTGACGATGGTAACCTTCCTCCAGAACTACGCTCGAGTTTTGCAAGCAGTTTCTTCAGCCACTTCGAACACCGCTCCTCCTCGCAGCAAGCCAAATCCGACATCCAAGCTAGCAGCTTTTCCAGTCGCAGCTACACAGCAAACTGCAGTATCCAGTGCACCCTCTTCCAGCGCCAGCAAGCCGAAGCCGTGCGACAAGTGCGGTGAGAGTCATTACCTGTACAGCTGTCCGGAATTTCGGAAACTCAACCTTCGCCAACGGATCGACCTGGTAAGACAGAAAAACCTTTGCATTAACTGTTTGAGATCGAGTTCCCATTATGCCCGGAACTGTTCTGGGTCAAGATGCCGTACATGTACCAAGAAGCACCACACGCTTCTTCATACTGAGCCCTCTGACGACAATCCCGCTTCTGGTCAAGCCACCGGATCAACTTGCTGTGTTGCCCTCCAGCCGACTCTCACCGCAGCATCTGCGCTGCATGCTCCAAACTCACTGTCACCCCAGTCTGTTTCGCAAGCTCCCATCCAGCAACCGTCTACCTCTACCTCAATCGCAAACTTATCCCACATTCATGCGCCTTCCATGAGCTCTCAGACAGCCCTCGTATCACATACTGGTGAAGTGATTCCTGGAACCGTTTTCCTTCCGACTGCGCTAGTGAATATCCGTAACGGTAGAGGTCGCATCGTCACTGCTCGTTGCTTGCTGGACTGTGCTTCCCAACGCAACTTTGTTTCTGGGGCTCTTTGCGAACGACTGCAGCTTCCTCGCATCCGATTGCCGCATGCTATCCCGATAAGCGGAATCGGAAACACTACAACGCTGGTTGAATACCAGGCCACGATAACCATCTTCTCTCGAGTCACTCCCTTCTCCGTACAATGCTCCATGCTCGTTCTGCCTTCCATTACCGTCAAGCTGCCCCAGTCGACGGTAGAAGCCCGCCACTGGCCGATTCCAAA GATATCGCTCGGGGAAGAGTTACCGCTTCTGCAGAATACAGAGTTCGGTTGGGTCGTCTCCGGAGAGTGTTTATTGGAAAACCACGATCACAGCGATCCACGCAAGTGCCAGTTCAGTAATCCCTGCACAATCGATGAATTGGTCAACCGATTCTGGCAGCTCGAAGAAGTCCACGATGCAAAGGGATGGTCTCCGTCGGAACGATACTGTGAGGAACATTTCTTGAAGAACACCACCCGCAACTCCGAAGGCCGCTACGTCGTCAAGCTGCCCAAGCGTGACGAGCTGCTTTGGCAGTTAAAGGACAACAAATACAACGCCACCCGCCGCTTCTTCTCTCTAGAACGCTCACTCGGTGCGAGTCCCGATAAGAAGGCGATGTATCAGCAGTTCATCCACGAGTACGTGAGATTGGGACATATGCGGGAGATTGGCCCCGATGAAATCGACGCGCAACCGCAATACTACCTTCCACACCACGCTGTGATGAAACTCGACAGCACCACTACAAAGCTTCGTACCGTATTCGACGCATCATGCCGCTCGAAGTCCGGTATCTCGCTGAACGATGTCCTGCTTCCTGGTCCCACAATCCAGGACACTCTCGTGACGATTGTCCTCCGTTTTCGAATCCACCAGTTCGTGATATCTGCggacattgaaaaaatgtacCGGCAGATTTTGGTCCATCCCACCGACCAACCGCTGCAGCGAATTCTCTGGCGCGACGATCCCGAGGCTCCACTGAAGAGCTACCAGCTCCGCACCGTCACATACGGCACAAGCagtgctccatttttggcaactaggGTGCTGCAGAAGCTCGCCGATGATGAAGGGCAACATTTTCCGCTGGCGGAACCAGCTGTCCGCCACGACTTCTACGTCGACAATTTGCTGTCCGGTTCTGACGATGCTGAATCTCTCGCCGTTACCTGCAACCAGCTCATTGCAATGCTCGCATGCGCAGGACTTCCTCTCCGACAATGGTCTTCGAATTGTCAAGCTATTCTTGATACCATTCCGTTGGAGCTCCGAGAGACGAAAACACTACTCGATTTGGACCACGAGTCCTCCGTGACTGCACTTGGCCTCCGCTGGGAACCGTCGACCGATTTTCTTTCGTTCAAGACGCCGAATTGGAAGGAATGTACGGTTCTGAACAAACGAGCGATCCTCTCTCAGATCAGCAGTCTTTTCGACCCCTTAGGTTTGATTGGACCGACCATTGCAAAGGCGAAAATCATGCTGCAGAGTCTTTGGAAACTCCATCTCGACTGGGACACACCCGTGGCTAACGGATTCGCTCACGAATGGCAGGAATTTCACCAGAAGCTTTCAGCACTTGCCCACCTTCGAGTTTTTCGCCATGTGTTACGTCCGGGTTACGACCGCTTGGAGATTCACGGGTTCAGCGACGCTTCAGAGTCTGCATATGGCGCATGCATCTATCTCCGGTCAATACCTGCCGAGGGCCCTTGTACAGTTCGCCTGGTGATTTCTAAGTCCAAGGTCGCTCCGATGGGGACTCAAACCATTCCACGCCTCGAGCTATGCGCAGCTCAACTCCTGTCCAGACTTCTTAAACAAGTTCAGGACAGCATCGACATAACCGCCACCACATATCTATGGACCGATTCTTCCATCGTCTTGAACTGGATATCCGCAACTCCATCGACATGGAAGACGTTCGTAGCCAACCGAGTGGCTGAAATCCAAGAGCTGACATCTCACGCCGTTTGGAATCACGTCCCATCCGAAGACAATCCCGCCGATCTCGTTTCTCGAGGAATGGACCTCGATGAACTCCTCGCTAGTGCACTGTGGTGGAACGGACCGCAGTGGCTAAAACCAATATTCGCTCCTTGGCCAGCGAAGTACGTCGTCGTAGCGACCTCAAACTTAGACCAACCGGAGGTCCGACAGACTATTGCCCTTCCGGTCGTGAGCGTAGAACCGTCAGATATCGTCGATCGCTATTCCAATCTTCGTCAGCTACTTCGGATCGGCACACTTCTTCGGCGTTTCGCCGCTAACTGCCTTCACCGGAAGAATCACCAACCAATTCTTGTCGGCCCGTTGACGGCTCTTGACATTGATCGCACTCTGCTCAATCTGGTCCGTCGCATACAACAGCAGTACTTTGCCAACGAGATACGCCAACTTGAAACCGTCGGAAAAGTAAACCGTAAATCCAAGCTACGGTATCTGCACCCGACACTCGTAGACGGCATTATTCGTGTCGGCGGCCGGCTTCACAATGCTGCAATACCTGTCGACGGAAGACACCCGATCGTCCTCCCCAAACATCGTCTCACCGACATGATCGCCACGAGAGAACACCATAAGACGCTCCATGCCGGTCCCAGCTTACTACTATCCTCGTTGCGCCAAAGATTTTGGCCCCTCGGCGGACGGAACTTGGTTCGCAACATTGTTCACGGCTGCATGGTATGCGCACGTGCCAAACCCAAGCCGTTGCAGCAGCTGATGGGGGATCTGCCATCTGTTCGGGTCAACCAGGCGTACCCGTTTCAGAATGTTGGCGTTGACTTGGCTGGGCCAATGTACGTGAGAACGTCACTCCGAAATAAGAGATCGCCATTCTTCAAAGCCTACATCACCGTATACGTATGTATGGCTACCAAAGCCGTGCACTTGGACCTTGTGTCGGATCTGACCACTGGCACATTCATTGCGAGCCTGCGAAGATTCGTCGGCCGTAGAGGAAAGCCTGCGCATATCTACTGCGATAACGCCACGAACTTTGTTGGAGCACATCGAGAACTGGAAGAACTGCGGAAGCTTTTCCGAACTCAAGTTCACCAAGATGCCGTAGCAAACGAATGCGCAGACAACGGAATACAGTTCCACTTCATCCCACCTCGCTCTCCCACATTCGGTGGAATCTGGGAAGCCTGCGTGAAATCCGTGAAGACCCTGCTTCGCAAAATCCTCGGAAATGCTCACCTAACCGAATCCGAGCTGCAAACCGCATTGATTCAGGTCGAGTCAATGCTAAACTCTCGCCCAATCACGCCGTTGCCGGACAATCCATCCGATGAGCTGGCTCTGACTCCAGGACATTTCCTGATTGGTCGTCCGTTGAATGCGGTACCCGATCCAGATTGCCGTGAAGTTCCTGAATCCCGGTTGTCTCGATGGGAACGAGTACAACAGCTAACTCAGCACTTCTGGAGTCGTTGGCACAAGGAGTATCTCGCCACCCTGCAAagtcgctaccgctggacagaagCCATGGACAATCTAGCCGTTGGTTCCATCGTCGCTCTCAAAGATGAGAGAGCACCGCCGTTGAAATGGCCCCTGGGACGCGTGCTCAGCGTTCATCCCGGCCCTGACGGCCTTGTTCGTGTCGCCACTGTGAAGTCGACCTTCGGCATCGTTCAACGCGCCATCCCGAAGCTCTGCTTACTTCCAATTGAAGTTGCGCCACCCATCGTAGCACAGAGTCCCGCACCAATTAGCAGCCCTACGTCAACAACGCCAAAGGAAGGCCCTTGCTCAGGGAACCGAGCCGCCGGACGAGATCCCGGCCCTTGCTCAGGGAACAGAGCCGCCGGACGAGATCCCGGCCCTTGCTCAGGGTACAGAGCCGCCGGACGAGCTCCCGGCCCCTACTCGGGGAAATGA